A window from Sceloporus undulatus isolate JIND9_A2432 ecotype Alabama chromosome 8, SceUnd_v1.1, whole genome shotgun sequence encodes these proteins:
- the CBLN1 gene encoding cerebellin-1, which produces MLALELLGLAWLAGVAVVGQNETEPIILEGKCLVVCDSNPASDPTGTALGISVRSGSAKVAFSAIRSTNHEPSEMSNRTMIIYFDQVLVNIGLNFDSERSTFIAPRKGIYSFNFHVVKVYNRQTIQVSLMLNGWPVISAFAGDQDVTREAASNGVLIQMEKGDRAYLKLERGNLMGGWKYSTFSGFLVFPL; this is translated from the exons ATGCTGGCGCTGGAGCTGCTGGGCTTGGCCTGGCTGGCCGGGGTGGCGGTGGTGGGCCAGAACGAGACGGAGCCCATCATCCTGGAGGGCAAGTGCCTGGTGGTGTGCGATTCCAACCCGGCCTCCGACCCGACGGGCACCGCGCTGGGCATCTCCGTCCGCTCCGGCAGCGCCAAGGTGGCCTTCTCGGCCATCCGCAGCACCAACCACGAGCCCTCGGAGATGAGCAACCGGACCATGATCATTTACTTCGACCAG GTACTCGTGAATATCGGGCTGAACTTTGACTCCGAACGGAGCACCTTCATCGCCCCCCGAAAGGGGATCTACAGCTTTAACTTTCACGTGGTGAAGGTGTACAACAGGCAAACCATCCAG GTGAGCTTGATGCTCAATGGGTGGCCTGTGATTTCTGCCTTTGCTGGGGACCAAGATGTCACCCGAGAAGCTGCCAGCAATGGAGTCTTGATCCAGATGGAGAAAGGAGACAGAGCCTATTTAAAACTGGAGAGAGGAAACTTAATGGGGGGATGGAAATATTCCACCTTCTCTGGATTTCTAGTATTCCCTCTTTAA